GCCATTCGGATATACGAAAGAGAGGCTGGACGGGTTGATGCACGGGAATATGCAGGCAAGTCTGGAGAGATGGATTATACGATGAACGCAGATAATGCAGAATTATCAATGGTATCCGTGTTATGTTGATATTTCATTCGTTTACCGTAACGGTAGTTTTGGCTATAAATTCCGTTACGCAATTAATTACTAAAATACCCGTAACGGCGTTTGTCAGATTATTTTTATTTAAATCTCTTATTTTAATTTATAGCAGGACTTCTATGCCTGGCCCAATAGTTCCTACCCATAAAACGGATTGAAGTTTCTTTGAACAATCATTTTTTTATGCTGGGAATAAAAGAACCGCGCACAACATAAGTTTATAAACTCAAAGGATTACCTCGAAATATGAACCTAAAATATAAATTCAATCCCAAAATGCAACTGGCGTACGGAATATTTGGATTTCTGTCTGCAATAATCATAATCTATATTTTCACTCATACCATAAACTGGGGTGTTGGCCTTGGTGTAGGTACCGGGAACTTCATTATTTCGGGATTATGCGATTTCCAGGAATGTGGTTAAGGTACCCGAAGAAAAAATGTCGTATAATATACCTTATACGCAGTTTTTATATACATAGAATAACAAAATATAGACTGTTATGCCAGATGACCTGCCTCCAGCATTAAAAAAACTCGAGACCGAGATGAAACTGCGGGGATTCTCAAAGCAGACCTCAAAGATGTACCTTTTCTATAACACTAAATTCCTTGAGTATATAAAAAAACCTCCCGAAGATGTAACCGAAGATGACATCAAAGAATTCCTTGCAAACAAAATAGCCGATGATCTACTTTCAAATGCTTCAATAGCATTGGTCAAATCCACCCTAAAATTTTTTTACACTGATATGCTCGGAAAAAATATTTCCATGATAAGGACACCGAAGGCGTCAAAAAAATTGCCGGTGGTCCTGAGCCGCAAAGAAATAAAACATCTGCTGGATAACACGCAGAACCTGAAGCATAAGCTCTTGATTGAGCTTCTTTACTCCACAGGGCTCCGGCTTTCGGAATGTATTAACCTGAAATACTCAGACATGGACATGAACGACGGAATCGGGTGGGTGCGCCTGGGAAAAGGCGCAAAGGATAGGATATTTATTGTTTCAGAATTGTTCAGGAAGGACCTTATGGATTACAAGGAAAAAATTCGCGCCGATGGCAAGGGTTATATTTTTTCAGTTAACGGAAAGAAAATGTCCCCGCGAGGCATCCAGCATGCGATAAAAGTCTCAACGGAACGTGCCGGCATCGAGAAACCGGTGCATGTACACACCCTCCGCCATTCGTTCGCCACACATCTGCTCGAGAACGGTGTAGATATCAGGAAAATCCAGAAGTTACTGGGGCATTCCAATCTGCAGACAACTCAGATATATACCCAGGTTTCATCGGAAGAGATAAAGAAGATAAAAAGCCCGCTGGATACATTGTAGATATCAATTGCTCCGCAGTCGATTTATTTTATCACTTCGACCATTATTATCCCGGGCATCTTCTCTTTCAGTGTTGACTCCAGTGCTGCGGCTATGGTACTTACAGGTATCTGGCATCTTCCGCATCCAACACCTTTCCTTGTTTTATATTTCCGCAGGAAATTACTGAATGTAACTGGCACCGAAGTCCTCGTGATCCTCACCTTTACGATGCCATTTGCAACATTAACCAGTTCGATATCTCCGCCGTCTGCCTGAAGGCTTTTTCGGAAATCGGACAGTATCTCATTCAATGTTTCTGCAGATTCCATGATAGATAATTGCCCTCATACGTAATAATTTTCATCATGACAATGCCGTAACGTAATATAGTATAGATTTTTCCGTAACGGGATTAATATCTAAAAATACCGTAACGGAATAAATTATATTGTTTGAAAAGGAGGATAGTGGGCAGAATTGGGGATTATGGTGGTGGTAAAAAAGAATCTTTTCTGCCCACTATAATTCGTATGTATACGAATTAAAGTATAAATAGTTTACGTTTGCTGTAAAAACCATGAATCTCATTGCGATCCATCGAGATCGACTGGATAATTTGCGGGTATGTAACACAGAAAAATTTACAGTTTGAATGCCAACCTTGCTGAGATAAGATTTTAGTGGGCAGAATTGGGGGTTATGGTGGTGGTATGTAAAAATAGTTTTTCTGCCCACTATAATTCGTATATATACGAACTAAAGTATATATAGTTTACGTTTGCTTTAAAAAATGAATTTCATTGCGATCCATCGAGATAAACTGGATAATTTGCGGGTATATAACACAGAAAAATTTACAATTTGAATGCCAACCTTCCTGAGATAAGATTTTAGTGGGCAGGAGGGGTTTATGGTGGTGGTATATAAAAATAGTTTGTCTGCCCACTATAATTCGTATATATACGAATAAGTATTTAAGGTTTACGCATTACGTAAAATTGAAGATTTCATAATATCAGACTTTCCCGTAACGCAATATTTTGATATATTTTCCGTAACGGATTAATATGCCATAAATAGCGTTACGGAATATTTATATGTTTCTGTAACTCATTAAGAGTATATGGCTGAGAGAAAATACACACGGTGGAAAAAATGCCTGATATGCGACGATTTTGTGAAACTGATGTTTCCCGAAGACGCCAGGGACATGCTCATAATCTACGAACCTCAGGAAGGGATGAGCGATGAATCGAAGAACTGGAAAAAGAGACAGCTTGGATATGTCCACAAGGTTTGCCTTAAGAAAGCAAATTCGATGTTAAAGATTAAATCTGTTGAACCTGGGGACAGTGGTGTTGCCGAGGTTGTATAGTGGCTTACAAAGATTTACGTGAATTTATAGAAGTTCTTGAAAAAAAAGGTCTGTTGAAACGGATCACGACCGAGGTCAGCGCAGAGCTTGAAATAACTGAAATTCTTGACAGAACAGTAAAAAACAACGGTCCGGCACTGTTATTTGAGAATGTAATGGGCTATAAGGTCCCGGTGTTGGCCAATGCCTTCGGGACTATGGCACACATGTGTCTTGCTCTTGGTGTAAATAACCTGGACGAAATCGGGGAGAGAATCCATAACCTCCTGCAATTTGAAGCACCCTCCAGCCTGTGGGAAGGGATTAAAATGATCCCGAAGGTTGCAGAGATCACCTCATTCCCTCCGAAACATGTGAAAAGCGGACCCTGCAAGGAAGTCACACTCAAGGAAGGCTTTTCTCTCGATGATTTTCCGATATTGAAATGCTGGCCAGAGGACGGTGGCCGCTTCATCACTCTCCCTCTTGTATTCACAAAAAATCCAAAAACCGGGAAGCAGAACGTGGGGATGTACAGGATGCAGGTCTACGACGGCAAAACGACGGGCATGCACTGGCACATCCACAAACACGGCGCACGCGATCATACGGATGCAGGGAAGGAGGGAAAAATGGATGTCGCTGTTGCCATAGGTGCCGACCCGGCCGTCGTCTACTCAGCCACTGCGCCGCTCCCGGACAATATCGATGAGATGATGTTAGCTGGATTCCTCAGGAAAAAGAATGTGGAGCTTGTTAAATGCGAAACTGTCGACCTCTATGTACCCGCTCATGCCGAAATCGTACTCGAAGGATACGTAGATGCAAAAGAGCGGCACATCGAAGGGCCTTTCGGGGACCATACCGGATATTATTCGCTTGCCGACGAGTTCCCGGTGTTCCATATAACCTGCATCACCCACCGCAAGAACCCGATATACCACGCCACTGTTGTTGGGATACCCCCGATGGAAGACGCATACTTCGGCAAAGCCACGGAAAGAATATTCCTTCCACTCATTAGAGCGCAGCTTCCCGAGATCGTGGACATTAACCTTCCGGTAGAGGCAGTATTTCACAACCTCTGCATAGTCTCAATAAAAAAGCGCTACCCCGGCCATGCTAAAAAGGTCATGTTCGCCCTCTGGGGTATGGGGCAGATGATGTTCGCAAAGACGATAATCGTGCTGGATAATGACGTGAACGTGCAGGACATGAAGGAGGTACTGTGGGCAGCAACCACACGCATGGATCCGGCAAAGGATGTTGTAATAATCGACAAAGCACCCACCGATACACTTGACCATGCCTCGCCTCTTCCCAATCTTGGCTCAAA
The genomic region above belongs to Candidatus Methanoperedens sp. and contains:
- a CDS encoding tyrosine-type recombinase/integrase, coding for MPDDLPPALKKLETEMKLRGFSKQTSKMYLFYNTKFLEYIKKPPEDVTEDDIKEFLANKIADDLLSNASIALVKSTLKFFYTDMLGKNISMIRTPKASKKLPVVLSRKEIKHLLDNTQNLKHKLLIELLYSTGLRLSECINLKYSDMDMNDGIGWVRLGKGAKDRIFIVSELFRKDLMDYKEKIRADGKGYIFSVNGKKMSPRGIQHAIKVSTERAGIEKPVHVHTLRHSFATHLLENGVDIRKIQKLLGHSNLQTTQIYTQVSSEEIKKIKSPLDTL
- a CDS encoding NifU family protein, with product MESAETLNEILSDFRKSLQADGGDIELVNVANGIVKVRITRTSVPVTFSNFLRKYKTRKGVGCGRCQIPVSTIAAALESTLKEKMPGIIMVEVIK
- a CDS encoding menaquinone biosynthesis decarboxylase translates to MAYKDLREFIEVLEKKGLLKRITTEVSAELEITEILDRTVKNNGPALLFENVMGYKVPVLANAFGTMAHMCLALGVNNLDEIGERIHNLLQFEAPSSLWEGIKMIPKVAEITSFPPKHVKSGPCKEVTLKEGFSLDDFPILKCWPEDGGRFITLPLVFTKNPKTGKQNVGMYRMQVYDGKTTGMHWHIHKHGARDHTDAGKEGKMDVAVAIGADPAVVYSATAPLPDNIDEMMLAGFLRKKNVELVKCETVDLYVPAHAEIVLEGYVDAKERHIEGPFGDHTGYYSLADEFPVFHITCITHRKNPIYHATVVGIPPMEDAYFGKATERIFLPLIRAQLPEIVDINLPVEAVFHNLCIVSIKKRYPGHAKKVMFALWGMGQMMFAKTIIVLDNDVNVQDMKEVLWAATTRMDPAKDVVIIDKAPTDTLDHASPLPNLGSKMGIDATRKGPDEGFNREWPDALKMDEGVKARVDSIWEELGIRFITKTT